The Salvia miltiorrhiza cultivar Shanhuang (shh) chromosome 1, IMPLAD_Smil_shh, whole genome shotgun sequence genome has a window encoding:
- the LOC131019170 gene encoding uncharacterized protein LOC131019170 produces MGKVDDRQLPVAQHQQSPPPLRRRCRLINFKCAVVFTLTVAAFVSALFCALPSRHRQAGFDATESIKLTATVQAYFRLHKPVSKLIQQIARLEYDLNEEIGVPSSKVAILSMHQDGKSNWSDVVFGFLPDPIDISTNPVFLSLLRSSLTDLFFQQCNLTLNYSLFGDPSSFEILKFPGGITMIPERPAFLMHVPEALFCFSLDSSIHDIKENILELKEQLNSGLHLLPNEVVYIQVTSDHGTTKDPPVTVKASVLSGVGALPQERLKELAHIITGPAENLGLNHSVFGEVKEISLSSFLNLSLRAQTPIPSPSPAPSRGQLYGTGSSPTSSPPDVRRSIPPCSNCYASTPTAASDFIPPTPHSLPIADSPESSEINGSPHCGSPDPSVSPSATYFNQVSPSASPSVRSGPDSRCKGM; encoded by the exons ATGGGGAAAGTTGATGATCGGCAATTGCCAGTGGCGCAGCACCAACAGTCGCCGCCTCCTCTCCGGCGGAGATGCAGGCTCATCAACTTCAAATGCGCCGTCGTTTTCACGCTGACCGTCGCCGCTTTTGTTTCTGCTTTATTTTGCGCTCTTCCTTCCCGCCACAGGCAAGCTGGCTTTGATGCTACGGAATCGATCAAGCTCACTG CCACTGTTCAAGCATACTTCAGACTTCACAAACCAGTTTCGAAGCTCATTCAACAGATAGCAAGATTAGAATATGATCTTAATGAAGAGATAGGTGTTCCTTCCTCGAAG GTTGCTATCCTATCCATGCACCAAGATGGCAAATCTAACTGGTCCGATGTGGTGTTTGGCTTCCTTCCTGATCCAATTGATATTAGTACGAATCCAGTGTTCTTAAGTCTGCTGAGATCCTCCTTAACTGATCTTTTTTTTCAGCAATGTAATTTGACTTTGAATTACTCACTGTTTGGAGACCCCTCCTCTTTCGAGATTCTTAAATTTCCTGGTGGAATCACCATGATACCCGAACGACCTGCTTTCCTCATGCATGTACCAGAGGCACTCTTTTGTTTCAGTCTCGACAGCTCAATTCATGACATAAAGGAAAATATTCTTGAGCTGAAAGAACAACTAAACTCGGGGTTGCATTTATTGCCCAATGAG GTGGTGTACATACAGGTCACAAGCGATCATGGGACGACAAAAGATCCCCCAGTTACGGTTAAAGCTTCTGTTTTATCTGGGGTAGGAGCCCTACCGCAAGAGAGATTAAAAGAATTAGCTCATATAATCACTGGTCCTGCAGAAAATCTTGGCCTCAATCACTCTGTGTTTGGGGAAGTTAAAGAAATCAGCTTGTCTTCGTTTCTAAATCTTTCACTTCGCGCACAAACTCCAATACCTTCTCCTTCTCCAGCACCATCTCGGGGACAACTATATGGTACTGGTTCTTCTCCTACATCTTCTCCACCCGACGTGCGTCGTTCTATACCACCTTGTTCAAACTGTTATGCCTCCACCCCAACCGCTGCAAGTGATTTTATTCCGCCCACTCCACACAGTTTACCTATAGCTGATTCACCTGAATCCTCAGAAATTAATGGCAGTCCACATTGTGGGTCTCCTGATCCATCGGTTTCTCCTTCAGCTACTTATTTTAATCAAGTATCTCCCAGCGCATCGCCCAGTGTCCGCTCTGGCCCCGACAGCCGGTGCAAAGGAATGTGA